A single region of the Devosia sp. FJ2-5-3 genome encodes:
- a CDS encoding AAA family ATPase, protein MDMPAGHILLLSGSPGSGKTTIAERLAFLPGVPKVHLHSDDFWGYIKTGKIDPWLPQSDDQNRMIMGIAADVAAAYALHGYFVVLDGIVRPWWLPAFTALGLPLHYIILRVGVAEAVQRCRKRGGDSLTDPDIVAALHAEFVGLEAWEANALDVDGLDRETALAAVRACVASGSHRIAAQ, encoded by the coding sequence ATGGACATGCCTGCCGGTCACATCCTGTTGCTCTCCGGCTCGCCCGGATCGGGAAAGACGACGATCGCCGAGCGCCTGGCTTTCCTGCCCGGCGTGCCGAAAGTTCATCTCCATTCCGACGATTTCTGGGGCTACATCAAGACCGGCAAGATCGATCCCTGGCTGCCTCAGTCAGACGACCAGAACCGCATGATCATGGGCATTGCCGCCGATGTCGCCGCAGCCTATGCGCTACATGGCTATTTCGTGGTGCTCGATGGGATCGTCCGCCCCTGGTGGTTGCCGGCTTTCACCGCCCTTGGCCTGCCGCTTCACTACATCATCCTGCGGGTCGGCGTCGCCGAGGCGGTCCAACGCTGCCGCAAAAGGGGCGGCGACAGCCTGACCGATCCCGACATCGTGGCGGCCCTGCATGCAGAATTCGTCGGGCTGGAGGCATGGGAAGCCAATGCACTCGATGTCGATGGCCTCGACCGGGAAACCGCGCTGGCCGCTGTTCGCGCGTGTGTGGCAAGCGGCAGCCACAGGATTGCCGCGCAATAA
- a CDS encoding CarD family transcriptional regulator, which produces MVAKKSQQRLGFKTGEYVVYPSHGVGLIVAIEEQEVAGLVLELFVISFEQDKLTLRVPVAKIKSVGMRKLAEEDEVNKALETVTGRARVKRTMWSRRAQEYEAKINSGDLIAISEVVRDLYRSDDQPEQSYSERQLFEQAMDRMSREISSVNKLTLTEAVQLIEKQLAKSPKRTKADAAEAESDEEAAA; this is translated from the coding sequence ATGGTAGCCAAGAAGTCTCAGCAGCGGCTCGGTTTCAAAACGGGTGAATATGTCGTTTACCCGTCGCATGGCGTTGGCCTTATCGTGGCCATCGAGGAGCAGGAGGTCGCAGGCCTCGTCCTCGAACTTTTCGTCATCAGCTTCGAGCAGGACAAGCTGACCCTTCGCGTGCCGGTCGCCAAGATCAAGTCCGTGGGCATGCGCAAGCTGGCCGAAGAGGACGAGGTCAACAAAGCCCTGGAAACTGTTACCGGCCGCGCTCGTGTCAAGCGCACCATGTGGTCGCGTCGCGCCCAGGAATATGAAGCAAAGATCAATTCGGGCGATCTGATCGCCATCTCGGAAGTCGTGCGCGATCTCTATCGCTCCGATGACCAGCCCGAGCAGTCCTATTCCGAACGCCAGCTCTTCGAGCAGGCCATGGATCGCATGAGCCGTGAAATCAGCTCCGTCAACAAGCTGACGCTGACCGAGGCCGTGCAGTTGATCGAAAAGCAGCTCGCCAAGAGCCCGAAGCGCACCAAGGCAGATGCTGCGGAAGCCGAAAGCGACGAGGAAGCTGCTGCCTAA
- a CDS encoding GNAT family N-acetyltransferase produces the protein MPLYRIDPFPTDPTLDELWRRAWNAPLGRSYQGILSRSLGHLCAYEAERLVGFVNIAWDGGVHAFILDTCTDRDFRRRGIATELVKRAADLARERGAEWLHVDYEPHLHEFHSACGFVHSAAGVMKLS, from the coding sequence GTGCCTCTCTATCGGATCGATCCGTTTCCGACCGATCCGACACTCGACGAACTCTGGCGGCGCGCCTGGAATGCGCCGCTGGGGAGATCCTACCAGGGCATTCTTTCCCGCAGCCTCGGACATCTTTGCGCCTATGAGGCCGAACGACTGGTCGGCTTCGTCAACATTGCCTGGGACGGCGGCGTCCATGCCTTCATCCTCGACACCTGCACGGATCGCGATTTCCGCCGGCGCGGCATCGCCACAGAACTGGTGAAACGGGCTGCCGATCTGGCCCGGGAGCGCGGGGCGGAATGGCTGCATGTGGACTACGAACCGCATCTGCATGAATTCCACAGCGCCTGCGGCTTTGTCCACAGCGCGGCCGGTGTCATGAAATTGTCGTGA
- the grxC gene encoding glutaredoxin 3: MAKVEIYTTPTCPYCHAAKSLLNEKGVDYTEITVLDPELREAMTKRANGRRTVPQIFVGETHVGGYDDMAALDREGGLDPLLATQ, from the coding sequence ATGGCCAAGGTCGAAATCTACACCACCCCCACCTGTCCCTATTGCCATGCGGCCAAGTCGCTGCTGAACGAGAAGGGCGTCGACTATACCGAGATCACCGTGCTCGACCCCGAGCTGCGCGAAGCCATGACCAAGCGTGCCAATGGCCGCCGCACCGTGCCGCAGATCTTTGTCGGCGAGACCCATGTGGGCGGCTATGACGACATGGCAGCGCTCGACCGCGAAGGCGGTCTCGATCCTCTTCTCGCCACCCAGTAG
- a CDS encoding ComF family protein — protein sequence MGLMARGEGEVKDWTQRHWLGPGLRRLGALVLDQLYPPVCAGCRAPLEHSDALCGACFAQLRPITEPLCPVLGLPFDSDQGDGALSAEAIADPPPFDRARAALSYGEMVGTLVSQLKYGDRPELARLCARLMAGAGRDLLAADTVLVPVPLHPQRLRFRRYNQSFLLAQELARLTGLRIDPHLVQRHRQTRQQVGLSGDARTRNVQGAFVAHRDLPRRLGGRPIVIIDDVYTTGATVKAVTRALKRGGAGRIDVLSFARVVIGADLPI from the coding sequence ATGGGTCTTATGGCGAGGGGCGAAGGGGAAGTCAAAGACTGGACGCAGCGGCACTGGCTCGGCCCTGGTCTGCGCCGGCTGGGCGCACTTGTCCTCGACCAGCTCTATCCGCCGGTTTGCGCCGGGTGCAGGGCGCCCCTCGAGCATAGCGATGCACTCTGCGGCGCCTGCTTTGCCCAATTGCGGCCGATCACCGAGCCGCTCTGCCCGGTGCTGGGGTTGCCGTTTGACAGTGATCAGGGGGACGGCGCGCTATCAGCCGAAGCCATTGCCGATCCGCCGCCGTTCGACCGGGCGCGCGCGGCCCTCTCCTATGGCGAGATGGTGGGAACGTTGGTCAGCCAGCTCAAATATGGCGATCGGCCGGAGCTTGCCCGGCTCTGCGCGCGGCTGATGGCGGGTGCAGGGCGCGACTTGCTCGCTGCCGATACTGTCCTCGTTCCCGTGCCCTTGCACCCGCAAAGGCTGCGCTTCCGGCGCTACAATCAATCCTTCCTCCTGGCTCAAGAGCTCGCGCGCTTGACCGGCCTCCGGATCGATCCGCATCTGGTTCAGCGGCACCGCCAGACGCGTCAGCAGGTGGGGCTGTCGGGCGATGCGCGCACCCGCAATGTGCAGGGGGCCTTTGTCGCCCACCGCGATCTCCCGCGCCGGTTGGGTGGTCGCCCCATCGTGATCATCGATGACGTCTACACCACCGGGGCGACCGTCAAGGCCGTTACCAGGGCGCTCAAGCGCGGCGGGGCCGGGCGGATCGACGTCTTGAGCTTTGCCCGCGTTGTCATCGGCGCGGATCTCCCCATATAA
- a CDS encoding carbon-nitrogen hydrolase family protein yields MKIAAIQMQSGLDPDANLAALEPLLAEAAEAGASYALTPEVTLIFPESRDQLRSVAAPFENHPQLAQVGVLARQHGMHVHIGSLPIPLDDGRFANRSVLFGPDGAMVAQYDKIHLFDADIAGLNAYRESATYKGGERAVTAPLGDFTLGFSICYDMRFPRLYNALANAGANLLAVPAAFTVPTGQAHWHVLLRARAIETGSYVIAAAQGGQHANGRATYGHSLIIDPWGKIVAELDHDRPGVLLADIDPAMVAEARHRVPALANARDFAAPEPLRG; encoded by the coding sequence ATGAAAATTGCCGCCATCCAGATGCAGTCCGGGCTCGATCCGGATGCCAATCTTGCAGCGCTCGAACCGCTTCTGGCCGAAGCGGCCGAGGCGGGTGCTTCCTATGCGCTGACGCCGGAAGTCACCCTGATTTTTCCGGAAAGCCGGGATCAGCTGCGCTCGGTGGCGGCACCCTTCGAAAACCATCCGCAATTGGCGCAGGTGGGCGTGCTGGCGCGGCAGCATGGCATGCATGTCCATATCGGTTCGCTGCCCATTCCCCTCGACGATGGGCGCTTCGCCAATCGCTCCGTACTGTTCGGGCCGGATGGGGCAATGGTGGCGCAATACGACAAGATCCACCTCTTCGATGCCGATATTGCCGGGCTCAACGCCTATCGCGAAAGCGCGACCTACAAGGGCGGCGAGCGCGCGGTGACGGCGCCGCTGGGCGATTTCACGCTCGGCTTTTCCATCTGCTACGACATGCGCTTCCCTCGGCTCTACAATGCGCTCGCCAATGCCGGAGCAAATCTGCTGGCTGTTCCTGCGGCCTTCACCGTACCGACGGGGCAGGCCCATTGGCATGTGCTTTTGCGCGCGCGGGCGATCGAAACCGGCTCCTATGTCATTGCCGCGGCCCAAGGTGGTCAGCATGCCAATGGCAGGGCCACCTACGGGCATTCGCTCATCATTGACCCCTGGGGCAAGATCGTCGCCGAACTCGACCACGACCGGCCTGGCGTCCTCCTGGCCGATATCGATCCGGCCATGGTGGCCGAAGCCCGCCATCGTGTGCCGGCTTTGGCCAATGCACGGGATTTTGCTGCGCCCGAGCCATTGCGGGGCTAG
- a CDS encoding MmcQ/YjbR family DNA-binding protein — protein MSLYDRKGFDDALAWPGVTTEDQWEAHIAKVGGKVFCLLSDTAPLRLVFKCGDTSFDLLTELENVAQAPYFAKRMWVEVTEGSPLTEEDLMAYIGRSYALVAKGLTRKLRSELGITDDVMGI, from the coding sequence ATGTCGCTTTATGACCGCAAGGGTTTCGATGATGCCCTGGCCTGGCCGGGTGTGACCACTGAAGACCAGTGGGAGGCCCATATCGCCAAAGTCGGCGGCAAGGTGTTTTGCCTGTTGTCCGACACTGCGCCGCTCCGCCTGGTCTTCAAATGCGGCGACACCAGCTTTGACCTGCTGACAGAGCTCGAGAATGTCGCGCAGGCGCCCTATTTTGCCAAGCGCATGTGGGTCGAGGTCACCGAGGGTTCGCCCCTGACCGAAGAGGACCTCATGGCCTATATCGGCCGGTCCTATGCCTTGGTCGCAAAAGGTCTCACGCGGAAGCTGCGGTCCGAGCTGGGGATCACTGACGATGTCATGGGGATTTAG
- the fdxA gene encoding ferredoxin FdxA, whose protein sequence is MTYIVTDNCIACKYTDCVEVCPVDCFYEGENMLVIHPDECIDCGVCEPECPAEAIKPDTESGLDAWLELNRKFSTAWPNLTERRDPLPEAKDRDGESGKLEKYFSEEPGEGD, encoded by the coding sequence ATGACCTATATCGTCACCGACAACTGCATCGCCTGCAAGTATACGGACTGCGTGGAAGTCTGTCCGGTGGACTGTTTCTACGAAGGCGAGAACATGTTGGTCATCCACCCCGATGAGTGCATCGATTGCGGCGTGTGCGAGCCCGAATGCCCTGCCGAGGCGATCAAGCCCGATACCGAAAGCGGGCTCGATGCGTGGCTGGAGCTCAACCGCAAATTCTCGACGGCCTGGCCCAATCTTACCGAACGCCGCGATCCCTTGCCCGAGGCCAAGGACCGCGACGGCGAATCGGGCAAGCTCGAGAAGTATTTTTCCGAGGAGCCCGGCGAGGGCGATTGA
- a CDS encoding DUF1178 family protein → MIQYSLQCAKGHSFDAWFKNAAAFDEQKARGIVSCAICGDPEVEKAPMAPAVARTDNERRTLSSNHPDAAKFRDMLRDYRRKVMNEADNVGDKFAEEARKIHFEEVEARGIYGQASQDEIASLIEDGVDFLPLPDVGEDN, encoded by the coding sequence GTGATCCAGTATTCTCTACAATGTGCGAAGGGGCATAGCTTCGACGCCTGGTTCAAGAACGCGGCCGCTTTTGACGAGCAGAAGGCGCGTGGCATTGTCAGCTGTGCCATCTGCGGCGACCCGGAGGTCGAAAAGGCGCCGATGGCTCCCGCCGTCGCCCGCACCGACAATGAGCGGCGCACGCTCAGCTCCAATCATCCCGATGCGGCAAAATTCCGGGATATGCTGCGCGACTATCGTCGCAAGGTGATGAATGAGGCGGACAATGTCGGCGATAAATTCGCCGAGGAAGCCCGCAAGATCCATTTCGAGGAAGTGGAGGCGCGCGGCATTTATGGCCAGGCCAGCCAGGACGAGATCGCCAGCCTCATCGAGGATGGGGTGGATTTCCTGCCTCTGCCCGATGTGGGTGAGGACAATTAA
- a CDS encoding SAM-dependent methyltransferase, which produces MSHQPRLFDTELIARHLARRRDTSNFVRDLVVEDLADRLGAHMRNFSSALVIAPDAQCLPETMETGSAPLRFTRVEAFAGTEEFPALPDGEFDLVISLLHLQAVNDVPGHLARLRARMKPDGLFMAALIGGESLTELREAFLSADLTLSGGASARIAPMVQVRDGGALLQRAGFALPVADVESHKVRYANPFALMAELKALGAANPLADRSRRFATRSLLSAAAGAYAERDSDPDGRVRATLEIVWLAGWVPHESQQKPLRPGSAKTSMRDFLEKD; this is translated from the coding sequence GTGTCCCACCAGCCCCGTCTTTTCGACACCGAACTGATCGCCCGCCATCTGGCGCGCCGCCGCGATACCTCAAATTTCGTGAGGGATCTGGTGGTGGAGGATCTGGCCGACCGGCTCGGCGCCCATATGCGAAATTTTTCGAGCGCGCTGGTCATCGCGCCCGACGCGCAATGCCTGCCCGAGACAATGGAGACCGGATCGGCGCCCTTACGCTTCACGCGCGTTGAGGCCTTTGCGGGGACAGAAGAGTTTCCCGCCCTGCCCGATGGTGAATTCGACCTCGTAATCTCGCTGCTGCATCTGCAGGCGGTCAATGACGTCCCGGGACATCTGGCGCGACTGCGCGCCCGCATGAAGCCCGATGGGCTGTTCATGGCGGCCCTGATCGGGGGCGAGAGTCTCACCGAATTGCGCGAAGCCTTCCTGTCGGCCGACCTGACGCTTTCGGGTGGCGCTTCGGCCCGTATTGCCCCGATGGTACAGGTGCGCGACGGTGGCGCGCTGCTGCAGCGGGCCGGATTTGCGCTGCCCGTTGCCGATGTCGAAAGTCACAAGGTGCGATACGCCAATCCCTTTGCGCTGATGGCCGAGCTCAAGGCGCTGGGCGCGGCCAACCCGCTGGCCGATCGGTCTCGCCGTTTTGCCACGCGCAGCCTGCTTTCGGCAGCGGCAGGGGCCTACGCGGAACGCGACAGCGACCCCGATGGCCGCGTGCGCGCCACGCTTGAAATCGTCTGGCTGGCCGGCTGGGTACCGCACGAAAGCCAGCAGAAGCCGCTGCGCCCCGGCAGCGCCAAGACGAGCATGAGGGATTTTCTGGAGAAAGACTGA
- a CDS encoding helicase-related protein, translating to MTIAPSQTVKAILGPTNTGKTYFAIERMLSYPTGMIGLPLRLLAREVYARVVERVGEGAVALVTGEERIIPAKPRYWVATVEAMPMDIHVDCVVVDEIQTAVDFDRGHIFTDRILKARGFYETLLLGSWTMAGVVRKLLPHAQIIERPRFSQLTYAGSKKISRQPARSAIVAFSSRQVYAIAELIRRERGGAAVVMGALSPRTRNAQVELYQNGDVDFLVATDAIGMGLNLDIHHVAFADDTKFDGRQSRPLTPSELGQIAGRAGRHKRNGTFGVTGGTEGFDEELVVQLETHDFEPVKVLQWRNSVLDFSSIERLRRSLEVAPTDKVLTRVPVATDQLALEFLSRNEAANYARGHEAVKLLWECCQTPDYQGISPAAHGEIITRIFTDLRRYGAANEDWIAEQVRFCDNSEGDIDTLSNRIKQIRTWTFVANRKNWLADPSHWREKTRDIEDRLSDALHERLTQRFVDRRTSVLLRHLKDKRMVSPEINERGEVRLEGHLLGTLEGFRFTLARADGEVDVKGIRAAADQAVAPEISNRADRLAGAPNEEFVLATDGRLRWRGDIVAELAEGDTLYRPRIIMLADETLTGPDLERVQDRLSLWLRHHINTTLEQVMSLEAPADIEGSARGIAYRLYEHLGLLPRAEVADEVKALDQDVRGKLRKLGIKFGAYHIYLPLSLKPAPRELALILFALKNGGIRQPGVTDIPHIVLSGRTSFLVDPEVDTRLYEIAGFKVAGKRAVRVDILERLADIIRPLIAIDPSRYQGELPNGAAEGNGFRVTVEMTSLLGCSGEDFASILSSLGYRLRRTPKVAAPVEAVAATDAAVLEDAASAEAPAVEAAVEDAPVTAEPAAEAAPEAVATEEVAPTEEVAAPAAVASADAAAAQAEPEFDEIWFPGGRRQNEQRRHEPRRRDGANADAPARERRNDRQRPKGATRPEGATRPEGNERPKNARPANTRPKAEEGRGRPEKTERNDRRPPQREERKVAFDPDSPFAALAALRGKKD from the coding sequence ATGACCATCGCACCCTCCCAAACGGTCAAGGCCATTCTGGGCCCGACCAATACCGGCAAGACCTATTTCGCCATCGAGCGCATGCTGTCCTATCCCACCGGGATGATCGGCCTGCCGCTGCGGCTGCTTGCGCGCGAAGTGTATGCGCGTGTCGTCGAGCGGGTGGGCGAGGGCGCGGTGGCACTCGTTACCGGCGAAGAGCGCATCATTCCGGCCAAGCCGCGCTATTGGGTGGCGACGGTGGAAGCCATGCCCATGGACATCCATGTCGACTGCGTGGTGGTGGACGAAATCCAGACCGCCGTCGATTTCGACCGCGGCCATATCTTTACCGACCGCATCCTCAAGGCGCGCGGGTTTTACGAGACCCTGCTGCTCGGCTCCTGGACCATGGCCGGGGTCGTCCGCAAACTGCTGCCGCACGCCCAGATCATCGAGCGGCCACGTTTTTCGCAGCTGACTTATGCCGGCTCGAAGAAAATTTCGCGCCAGCCGGCGCGCAGCGCCATCGTCGCCTTCTCGTCCCGCCAGGTCTACGCCATTGCCGAGTTGATCCGGCGCGAGCGGGGCGGGGCCGCCGTGGTCATGGGCGCGCTGTCGCCACGCACCCGCAACGCCCAGGTGGAGCTCTACCAGAATGGCGATGTCGATTTTCTCGTTGCGACCGACGCGATCGGCATGGGGCTCAATCTCGACATCCACCACGTCGCCTTTGCCGACGACACCAAATTCGACGGTCGCCAATCCCGGCCCCTGACCCCCTCCGAACTCGGTCAGATTGCCGGTCGTGCCGGCCGACACAAGCGCAATGGCACGTTCGGGGTGACCGGCGGCACTGAAGGATTCGATGAAGAACTGGTCGTCCAGCTCGAAACCCACGACTTCGAACCGGTAAAAGTGCTGCAATGGCGCAACAGCGTGCTGGATTTCTCATCCATCGAGCGCTTGCGCCGCAGCCTCGAGGTGGCGCCCACCGACAAGGTTCTCACGCGGGTGCCGGTTGCGACCGACCAATTGGCCCTCGAGTTCCTTTCCCGCAATGAAGCGGCCAATTATGCGCGCGGCCATGAAGCGGTCAAACTGCTCTGGGAATGTTGCCAGACCCCGGATTATCAGGGGATTTCGCCTGCAGCGCATGGCGAAATAATTACCCGCATTTTTACCGATCTGCGACGATACGGGGCTGCCAATGAAGACTGGATTGCCGAGCAGGTGCGGTTTTGCGACAATTCCGAGGGCGATATCGACACGCTCAGCAACCGGATCAAGCAGATCCGGACGTGGACCTTTGTCGCCAACCGCAAAAACTGGCTTGCAGACCCTTCACATTGGCGCGAAAAGACCCGAGACATTGAAGATCGCCTGAGTGACGCGCTGCATGAGCGCTTAACGCAGAGATTCGTCGACCGGCGCACCAGCGTGCTGCTCCGCCATCTGAAAGACAAACGTATGGTATCCCCCGAGATCAATGAGCGCGGCGAAGTCAGGCTTGAAGGCCACTTGCTCGGCACGCTCGAAGGCTTCCGTTTCACCCTCGCCCGCGCCGATGGCGAGGTCGACGTCAAGGGCATCCGAGCCGCGGCCGATCAAGCGGTCGCGCCCGAGATCAGCAACCGGGCCGATCGCCTGGCCGGTGCGCCCAACGAAGAATTCGTGCTGGCCACAGATGGACGCCTGCGCTGGCGCGGCGATATTGTGGCGGAACTGGCCGAGGGCGATACGCTTTATCGCCCGCGCATCATCATGCTGGCCGACGAGACGCTGACCGGGCCGGATCTGGAGCGTGTGCAGGATCGGTTGAGCCTGTGGCTGCGCCACCATATCAACACCACGCTCGAGCAGGTCATGTCGCTCGAAGCGCCGGCGGACATCGAAGGCAGCGCCCGTGGCATCGCCTATCGGCTCTATGAGCATCTGGGCCTTCTGCCCCGCGCCGAAGTCGCCGACGAGGTCAAGGCGCTCGACCAGGACGTGCGCGGCAAGCTGCGCAAGCTGGGCATCAAGTTCGGCGCCTACCACATCTATCTGCCACTTTCGCTGAAGCCAGCGCCGCGCGAACTGGCGCTGATCCTGTTTGCGCTCAAGAACGGCGGTATCCGCCAGCCGGGCGTCACCGACATTCCCCATATCGTTCTGTCGGGCCGCACCTCGTTCCTCGTCGATCCTGAAGTCGATACGCGGCTTTACGAGATCGCCGGCTTCAAGGTTGCCGGAAAGCGCGCCGTGCGCGTCGACATTCTCGAGCGTCTGGCCGACATCATCCGCCCGTTGATCGCAATCGACCCCAGCCGCTACCAGGGCGAATTGCCCAATGGCGCGGCCGAGGGCAATGGTTTCCGCGTGACGGTGGAAATGACCAGCCTGCTCGGCTGCTCGGGCGAAGACTTCGCCTCGATCCTGAGCTCGTTGGGCTATCGCCTGCGCCGCACACCCAAGGTGGCTGCGCCCGTCGAGGCTGTAGCAGCGACTGACGCCGCTGTGCTTGAAGATGCAGCCAGCGCTGAAGCGCCCGCTGTCGAGGCTGCGGTGGAAGACGCGCCTGTGACCGCCGAACCGGCTGCCGAAGCTGCCCCTGAGGCGGTCGCGACCGAAGAGGTGGCGCCGACGGAAGAAGTGGCTGCGCCTGCTGCCGTGGCCTCCGCAGATGCTGCGGCGGCTCAAGCCGAGCCCGAGTTCGACGAGATCTGGTTCCCCGGCGGTCGTCGCCAGAACGAACAGCGCCGCCATGAGCCGCGCCGTCGCGATGGCGCCAATGCCGATGCACCTGCGCGCGAACGTCGCAACGATCGCCAGCGCCCCAAGGGCGCGACGCGTCCGGAAGGCGCCACGCGCCCCGAAGGCAATGAGCGGCCGAAGAACGCCCGTCCTGCCAATACGCGGCCGAAGGCCGAAGAAGGCCGCGGACGTCCGGAAAAGACCGAGCGCAACGATCGTCGTCCGCCCCAGCGCGAAGAGCGCAAGGTGGCTTTCGATCCGGACAGCCCCTTCGCTGCCCTCGCCGCCCTGCGCGGCAAGAAGGACTAG
- a CDS encoding RNA-binding S4 domain-containing protein: MAGTGAEPLRKERLDRFLFFSRAVKSRTLAQKIIESGAIRVNSEKTDRSDHKVGAGDVLTMALHGRILVWRIIDCGGRRGPAPEAAMLYEDMSPPPTPKAEMSPYDAAIAERPMGSGRPTKKERRETDKLRSDDDD, encoded by the coding sequence TTGGCCGGGACTGGCGCTGAGCCGCTCCGCAAGGAACGGCTCGACCGGTTCCTGTTCTTCTCGCGCGCCGTCAAGTCGCGCACCCTGGCGCAAAAGATCATCGAATCGGGCGCTATCCGCGTCAATTCCGAGAAAACAGACCGCTCCGACCACAAGGTCGGGGCGGGCGACGTCCTGACCATGGCGCTGCATGGGCGCATCCTCGTCTGGCGCATAATCGATTGCGGCGGCCGTCGCGGCCCGGCGCCCGAAGCGGCCATGCTTTACGAGGATATGTCGCCGCCGCCGACGCCCAAGGCCGAAATGTCGCCCTATGACGCTGCGATTGCCGAGCGCCCCATGGGCAGCGGCCGCCCCACCAAGAAGGAGCGCCGGGAGACCGACAAGCTCCGCAGCGACGATGACGACTAG